In Fructilactobacillus cliffordii, a single genomic region encodes these proteins:
- a CDS encoding GH25 family lysozyme: MKRTDYHRSQQNKHRLVILGIVAVLLIAGGLVFNLVLNRHQRQQAFLRNYPVRGVMLDQTDEYADFNQLQTNGMKYVYIRATQGATFTDDDFNDNYTRSIGSGLKVGVYHQYSFSSSIPDQEQNLKRTLGNNIGDLPIMINVSYYNDYNAENVDQKRLKRRLQELVAWTARYSNRPVLIKTSFANYRALRDLPDTEFMLPRTQTGKNVTFASLTKQNQLYNNGKGSDFRMTAFHGSKVQWNQYLQVLKQNESRKSDLND, encoded by the coding sequence GTGAAGCGAACCGATTATCATCGCAGTCAGCAAAATAAGCACCGACTGGTAATTCTTGGCATCGTGGCCGTGCTCCTGATAGCCGGAGGACTCGTTTTCAACCTGGTTCTCAATCGTCATCAACGCCAGCAGGCCTTTTTACGCAACTACCCGGTGCGCGGGGTTATGTTAGACCAGACGGATGAGTACGCCGACTTTAACCAATTGCAAACGAACGGGATGAAGTACGTCTACATCCGTGCCACCCAGGGAGCCACGTTTACTGATGATGACTTTAACGATAATTACACCCGTAGCATTGGTTCGGGGCTGAAGGTTGGGGTCTATCATCAGTATAGTTTTAGTAGCTCGATTCCGGACCAGGAACAGAACCTGAAACGAACGTTGGGCAATAACATCGGTGACCTGCCGATTATGATTAACGTGTCCTATTATAACGACTATAACGCGGAAAATGTGGATCAAAAGCGCCTGAAACGACGGTTGCAAGAACTGGTTGCCTGGACGGCGCGTTATTCCAACCGTCCGGTCCTCATTAAGACTAGTTTTGCGAACTACCGCGCGCTGCGTGACCTGCCGGACACGGAATTTATGCTGCCGCGGACCCAAACCGGTAAAAACGTGACCTTTGCCAGTTTAACCAAGCAGAATCAGCTTTATAATAACGGTAAGGGGAGTGATTTTCGGATGACGGCCTTTCACGGGAGTAAGGTACAATGGAATCAGTACCTGCAAGTGTTAAAACAAAATGAAAGCAGAAAGAGTGATTTAAATGATTAA
- the trpB gene encoding tryptophan synthase subunit beta: MTTNGKFGGYGGQFVPETLMQELHEIETTYLKLREDPKFQRELHDLLDNYANRPSLLYHAQHMKEKLGGAQIYFKREDLNHTGAHKINNVLGQALVARYMGKRKLIAETGAGQHGVATATVAALLGMDCEIYMGKEDTERQRLNVFRMELLGAQVHAVTNGSMVLKDAVNAAMQAWVADVTDAFYVLGSAVGPHPFPMMVRDFQSVISIEAKQQILEATGKLPDAVVACVGGGSNAIGSFASFLDDETVQLIGCEAAGKGVHTQQQAATITNGTDGIFHGMKSKFLQNPAGQIDEVYSISAGLDYPGIGPEHAALSQSGRAQYVPITDDEAVQAFEFIARTEGIIAAIESSHAVAYVEKLAPTMRSDQTIICTLSGRGDKDVAAIARYKGVKIDE; the protein is encoded by the coding sequence ATGACAACCAACGGTAAATTTGGCGGGTACGGGGGGCAATTTGTCCCGGAAACCCTGATGCAGGAACTGCATGAAATTGAAACCACCTATTTAAAATTACGCGAGGACCCGAAGTTCCAACGGGAATTACACGACTTACTGGATAACTACGCCAACCGGCCGTCGCTGTTGTATCACGCTCAGCACATGAAGGAAAAATTAGGGGGCGCTCAGATTTACTTTAAACGGGAAGATCTGAATCATACTGGAGCACACAAGATTAACAACGTCCTGGGGCAAGCCCTAGTGGCGCGCTACATGGGCAAGCGCAAGCTAATCGCTGAAACCGGAGCCGGTCAGCACGGCGTCGCGACCGCAACGGTAGCCGCTTTACTCGGGATGGATTGTGAAATTTACATGGGGAAAGAAGACACTGAACGGCAACGCTTGAACGTTTTTCGGATGGAATTGTTGGGTGCTCAGGTCCACGCGGTGACCAACGGGTCGATGGTCCTGAAGGACGCGGTCAACGCGGCCATGCAGGCTTGGGTTGCTGATGTAACCGATGCATTCTACGTGTTGGGATCCGCGGTGGGTCCCCATCCGTTTCCCATGATGGTTCGAGACTTTCAAAGCGTGATTAGCATTGAAGCCAAACAACAGATTCTGGAAGCCACTGGAAAGCTGCCGGATGCTGTGGTGGCCTGTGTTGGCGGTGGAAGCAACGCGATCGGGAGTTTTGCCTCCTTTCTGGATGACGAAACGGTCCAATTAATCGGTTGTGAAGCAGCTGGAAAGGGCGTACATACGCAGCAACAAGCGGCCACGATTACCAACGGAACCGATGGAATTTTTCACGGAATGAAGTCCAAATTTCTGCAAAATCCGGCTGGGCAAATTGATGAGGTGTATTCGATTTCAGCCGGTCTGGATTATCCGGGGATTGGTCCTGAACATGCGGCGCTATCCCAATCCGGGCGGGCACAGTACGTGCCGATTACGGATGACGAAGCCGTGCAGGCCTTTGAATTTATTGCCAGGACGGAAGGAATCATCGCGGCGATTGAAAGTTCGCACGCGGTTGCTTACGTGGAAAAATTAGCACCAACGATGCGATCGGACCAGACGATTATTTGCACGCTGTCCGGGCGGGGTGACAAGGATGTCGCCGCGATTGCACGCTACAAAGGGGTGAAGATTGATGAGTAA
- a CDS encoding DEAD/DEAH box helicase translates to MLEQFATRFNQLGYAAPTAIQKAVYEPMIDGGTDIVGLSPTGSGKTVAFLMPILANLIPGEGTQAIVLEPSQELSMQVTNVIRDWGAPFHAKVLPIIGGANVKRQQEKLKKRPEIIVGTPGRVLSLLQDHKLKVQGIETVVVDEADDLLQDDSLEKVRQIIATVPRDAQVAYFSATDSEILHHLDEEMGKPADIIDMRAQDQSRGEVRHGQFQVSRGKRNDVLNRLTKLPNFKALVFFNQTTELNRAANFFKHQGYSPAEKLSGTENKLQRERALKAFRKGQIKLLLTTDVAARGLDIPKLPAVINYDLPADATTYVHRVGRTGRMGEPGLVINFGDDHDLRDLKNLLKETEYDLQPIYYYRGKLVDHVDVPAVTSVKPEKTTAMSRAERQPSSQPTMTERPVSNPSKQRKRKKNRLRDRKNKGKPRR, encoded by the coding sequence GTGTTAGAACAATTTGCCACTCGCTTTAACCAACTAGGCTATGCTGCCCCCACGGCAATTCAGAAGGCCGTCTACGAACCGATGATTGACGGCGGAACTGACATCGTAGGGCTTTCGCCAACCGGTTCTGGGAAAACGGTCGCCTTTTTAATGCCCATTTTGGCGAACCTGATTCCCGGCGAAGGGACCCAAGCCATCGTGTTAGAACCTTCCCAAGAGCTTTCCATGCAGGTGACCAACGTCATTCGGGATTGGGGTGCACCGTTTCATGCCAAGGTGTTGCCCATCATTGGGGGTGCGAACGTCAAGCGCCAACAGGAAAAACTGAAAAAACGGCCCGAAATCATTGTGGGGACCCCCGGACGAGTGTTGAGTCTCTTGCAAGACCATAAGCTGAAGGTGCAGGGGATTGAAACCGTGGTTGTGGATGAAGCGGATGACTTACTCCAGGATGATTCCTTAGAAAAAGTCCGCCAAATCATTGCCACGGTGCCTCGGGATGCCCAGGTGGCCTACTTTTCGGCGACCGATAGTGAGATTCTGCACCACCTCGACGAGGAGATGGGAAAACCGGCTGACATCATTGACATGCGCGCTCAGGACCAAAGTCGGGGCGAAGTGCGCCACGGCCAATTTCAAGTCTCGCGGGGAAAACGGAATGACGTCTTAAACCGGCTCACCAAGCTACCAAACTTCAAGGCGTTGGTCTTTTTCAACCAAACCACGGAGTTGAACCGGGCCGCTAACTTCTTTAAGCACCAGGGTTATTCGCCAGCAGAAAAGCTGAGTGGAACGGAAAACAAACTCCAACGGGAACGGGCGCTCAAGGCTTTTCGCAAGGGACAGATTAAGCTCTTGCTAACGACCGACGTGGCGGCTCGAGGCTTAGACATTCCGAAGCTACCGGCGGTGATTAACTATGACCTGCCGGCTGACGCCACGACTTACGTGCACCGGGTCGGGCGGACCGGTCGGATGGGGGAACCAGGCCTCGTCATTAACTTTGGGGATGATCACGATCTCCGGGACCTAAAGAATCTCTTAAAGGAAACGGAGTACGACCTCCAACCGATTTACTACTATCGTGGCAAGTTGGTGGACCATGTCGATGTACCGGCGGTTACGTCGGTCAAACCAGAAAAAACAACGGCAATGTCCAGAGCAGAACGACAACCGTCTTCCCAACCCACGATGACCGAGCGTCCCGTGTCAAATCCGTCCAAGCAACGCAAGCGGAAGAAAAATCGCCTACGAGACCGGAAAAACAAGGGGAAACCGCGTCGGTAA
- the trpA gene encoding tryptophan synthase subunit alpha gives MSKVEQIFANHKAFVGFVVAGDPSLDATVDNILALAAGGADLIEIGIPFSDPVADGPVIAAADKRALDRQVTTDDVFAVIRRVREQSDVPLVFLTYANLVYQVGYQEFCRRCAELNVAGMIIPDLPYEEQDELLVVTQEFDLDLIQLVAPTSKARIKKIAQRATGFIYVVSSMGTTGTRDNFQTDLRAVTDEIRQYTDTPVAIGFGIHTPEQAYAMSQVADGVIVGSQIVELIDKAGEQAPAQLTAYVREMKRAITE, from the coding sequence ATGAGTAAAGTGGAACAGATTTTTGCGAACCACAAGGCGTTTGTTGGGTTTGTTGTGGCCGGAGATCCGAGTCTGGACGCAACCGTGGATAACATTCTGGCACTTGCCGCTGGCGGGGCGGATCTGATCGAAATTGGGATTCCATTCTCGGACCCGGTTGCAGATGGTCCGGTAATCGCAGCGGCCGATAAGCGCGCGCTGGACCGGCAGGTGACGACGGATGACGTCTTCGCTGTGATTCGGCGGGTCCGGGAGCAGTCGGACGTGCCACTGGTCTTTTTGACCTACGCCAACTTGGTCTACCAGGTTGGGTATCAGGAATTTTGCCGCCGGTGTGCGGAATTAAACGTGGCCGGAATGATTATTCCAGACTTACCGTACGAGGAACAGGATGAGTTGCTGGTGGTCACACAGGAATTTGATTTGGATCTGATTCAACTGGTGGCGCCGACTTCCAAGGCCCGAATTAAAAAGATTGCGCAACGGGCGACCGGCTTTATCTACGTGGTTTCGTCCATGGGAACGACCGGAACGCGGGATAATTTTCAAACTGATTTACGGGCTGTGACGGATGAGATTCGTCAGTACACGGATACGCCCGTTGCAATTGGCTTTGGGATTCATACCCCAGAACAGGCTTACGCGATGAGTCAAGTGGCCGACGGGGTGATTGTCGGGAGTCAAATCGTGGAATTGATTGATAAAGCCGGTGAGCAAGCGCCGGCGCAATTAACTGCCTACGTGCGGGAAATGAAACGAGCGATTACTGAATAA
- a CDS encoding phosphoglycerate dehydrogenase yields MPKKIAIPKNLEPAGKKLLKEHGFTIVELPDQKTSTLLKLASDAFGVILYTAPFPNDTITHMPNLKILARYGVGYNNLDVPYLNKHGIFVTITPLANASTVAETTMASILALSKHLVPATNEMRAGHWAEARSHVGFDLAGKTLGIIGYGRIGKMVEKKMSALDMRILVSSPHATKATYGTVVDRDTLLQEADVVTLHMPVLPATKHSIAAREFNLMKDSAVLINFSRGAIVNTPDLITALQTGSISGAALDVFDEEPLPLTSPLYQLDNVLMTPHIAANTVECNDRMATDAVKEIIRVAEGEQPQWPVH; encoded by the coding sequence ATGCCGAAAAAAATTGCGATTCCAAAAAACTTAGAACCCGCAGGAAAAAAGCTCTTAAAGGAGCACGGCTTTACAATTGTTGAACTACCCGACCAAAAGACGAGTACCTTACTTAAATTAGCTTCGGATGCCTTTGGAGTGATTCTCTACACCGCTCCCTTCCCGAACGACACGATTACCCATATGCCGAACCTCAAGATCCTGGCACGTTATGGAGTCGGTTATAACAACCTCGACGTTCCGTACTTAAACAAGCATGGAATCTTCGTTACCATCACGCCACTTGCTAACGCCAGCACGGTCGCCGAAACCACGATGGCCTCAATTCTAGCGTTGTCTAAACACCTGGTTCCCGCTACTAACGAAATGCGGGCGGGTCATTGGGCTGAAGCGCGTAGCCACGTCGGCTTCGACCTCGCTGGTAAAACCCTGGGGATCATCGGTTACGGCCGAATCGGTAAAATGGTTGAAAAGAAAATGAGTGCCCTGGACATGCGGATTTTGGTCAGTTCGCCCCACGCCACGAAAGCGACATACGGAACCGTGGTCGATCGTGACACCTTGCTACAAGAAGCGGACGTAGTGACGCTTCACATGCCGGTCTTACCAGCAACCAAGCACTCAATTGCCGCGCGCGAATTCAACCTGATGAAGGATTCCGCCGTCTTAATTAACTTTTCGCGGGGAGCAATTGTCAACACGCCTGATTTAATTACGGCGCTCCAAACCGGTAGCATTAGTGGAGCTGCTCTTGACGTTTTTGACGAGGAACCACTGCCACTAACTAGTCCGTTATATCAACTCGATAACGTTTTAATGACGCCACACATTGCTGCCAACACCGTCGAATGTAACGATCGAATGGCTACTGATGCCGTTAAAGAAATCATTCGCGTCGCTGAAGGTGAACAACCACAGTGGCCGGTTCACTAG
- a CDS encoding trans-sulfuration enzyme family protein — MKFDTKLLHGGISEDPTTGAVSMPIYRASTFHQKELGHPDWEYSRTGNPTRQALEDLMADLEVGTAGFAFSSGSAAIHAVLSLFSAGDHIIVGNDIYGGTFRLINQVMKRFGLEFSTVDTTDLEAVQTAFQDNTKALYLETPTNPLLRVSDLAALSKIAKQHGAYTIVDNTFATPYNQQPLTLGADIVVASGTKYLGGHSDLIAGIAVTNDDQLTERIGFLQNSIGSVLAPEEAWLLQRGIKTLGARMRIHEENTQAIFQFLSQDDHISKLYYPGDPNNPGYATAKRQMRGFGAMLSFELKPAYEPKQFIDHLHLITLAESLGGVDSLIEVPAIMTHGAIPREERIKDGIQDNLIRLSVGIEDQADLIEDLQTALRSLDD, encoded by the coding sequence ATGAAATTTGATACCAAGTTATTGCACGGTGGCATCAGCGAAGATCCCACTACGGGTGCGGTTTCAATGCCCATCTACCGGGCCAGCACCTTTCACCAAAAGGAACTCGGTCATCCCGACTGGGAATACTCGCGGACGGGGAATCCGACCCGCCAGGCTTTGGAAGATTTAATGGCTGACTTAGAGGTCGGAACTGCGGGCTTTGCCTTTAGTTCCGGTTCGGCTGCCATTCATGCCGTCCTGTCGTTATTTTCCGCCGGTGACCATATCATTGTGGGCAATGATATCTATGGAGGAACTTTCCGTCTCATCAACCAGGTGATGAAACGCTTTGGCTTGGAATTTTCAACCGTAGACACCACTGATTTAGAGGCGGTCCAAACCGCCTTTCAGGACAATACCAAGGCCCTGTATCTCGAAACGCCGACTAATCCCCTCCTCCGGGTTTCTGATTTAGCAGCATTAAGTAAAATTGCCAAGCAACATGGGGCTTACACCATCGTAGACAATACCTTTGCGACGCCTTACAACCAACAACCGTTGACGCTAGGCGCTGACATCGTGGTGGCTTCTGGGACAAAGTACCTCGGTGGTCACAGTGATTTGATTGCCGGGATTGCGGTAACCAATGATGACCAGTTAACGGAACGAATCGGCTTCTTGCAAAATTCCATTGGGAGCGTCCTAGCCCCGGAAGAAGCATGGCTGTTACAACGAGGGATTAAGACGCTGGGGGCGCGGATGCGAATTCACGAGGAAAACACCCAGGCGATTTTCCAATTCCTTAGTCAGGATGACCACATTAGCAAGCTTTACTACCCTGGTGATCCCAACAATCCGGGCTATGCGACTGCCAAGCGGCAAATGCGCGGCTTTGGTGCCATGTTGTCGTTTGAACTCAAACCAGCGTACGAACCTAAACAGTTCATTGACCACCTGCACTTAATTACTCTGGCTGAAAGTCTCGGTGGCGTGGATAGCTTGATTGAAGTGCCCGCCATCATGACGCACGGTGCCATTCCGCGTGAGGAACGGATTAAGGATGGAATTCAAGACAATCTGATTCGACTGTCGGTTGGAATTGAAGATCAAGCGGATTTGATTGAGGATTTACAAACGGCGTTGCGTAGTTTGGATGATTAA
- the gntK gene encoding gluconokinase: MEYVIGLDIGTTSTKTVLYDEAGKVRGYSNDLYNLYQDTPDMAEEDPEEIFSAIISGLSKVIEKADLKPGELKGVSYSCAMHSLICLDENHKPLTRAITWADNRAVNYADELKNNGIGMELYKKTGVPVHPMTPLTKIMWIRNERPEIYKKTRYFVGIKEYVNYKFFGTLKEDYSIANATALFNIFNMDWDDQAMSVAGVTRDQLPELVDTTYQFQGMNERYANMIGIDKDIPFVIGASDGPLANLGVDAIKPGVVAVTIGTSGAVRIVSDKPRIDPKARVFCYYLAKDMWVIGGPVNNGGIVFRWIRDQICLPEKVTAEEMHVDAYDLLTNIASSVPAGSDGLIFLPFLGGERAPIWDADARGTFFGLTRQHTRANMIRAALEGIVYNLYTVMLALSEVVGEPTKIQATGGFARSELWRQMLADVFEQDVNIPESVEGTALGAAVLGMYSFKMIDSLYDVEKFVGVTNTHKPNPENYKAYRELIPIYIRLSRALKPEYKNIATFQRQSENEQDDEQK; encoded by the coding sequence ATGGAATACGTAATTGGGCTTGACATTGGAACCACCAGTACCAAAACGGTGCTCTATGACGAAGCAGGAAAGGTCCGCGGCTACTCCAACGACTTGTACAACTTGTATCAAGATACACCGGATATGGCCGAAGAGGATCCAGAGGAAATTTTTAGTGCCATCATCTCTGGGCTATCCAAGGTAATTGAAAAAGCCGATTTGAAACCCGGCGAACTTAAAGGAGTTTCGTACTCTTGTGCCATGCACAGTTTGATTTGTCTGGACGAAAACCACAAACCACTAACGCGGGCCATCACGTGGGCCGATAACCGGGCCGTTAACTATGCCGATGAACTCAAAAACAACGGCATCGGGATGGAACTGTACAAAAAGACGGGAGTTCCAGTCCATCCAATGACGCCGTTAACCAAGATCATGTGGATTCGCAACGAACGACCAGAAATCTACAAAAAGACCCGCTACTTTGTGGGAATCAAAGAGTACGTGAACTACAAATTCTTCGGCACATTAAAAGAAGACTACTCCATCGCAAACGCCACGGCCCTCTTCAACATTTTTAACATGGACTGGGACGACCAAGCCATGTCCGTTGCCGGGGTAACGCGTGACCAGTTACCTGAATTAGTCGACACCACCTACCAATTCCAAGGCATGAACGAACGCTACGCTAATATGATTGGAATCGACAAAGACATTCCGTTCGTAATCGGTGCTTCTGATGGTCCATTGGCGAACCTCGGGGTTGATGCCATTAAACCCGGTGTCGTTGCCGTTACAATCGGAACTTCTGGGGCCGTGCGGATTGTCAGTGACAAACCACGGATTGATCCGAAGGCTCGGGTCTTCTGTTACTACCTAGCCAAGGACATGTGGGTCATCGGCGGACCAGTTAACAACGGTGGAATCGTCTTCCGCTGGATTCGGGACCAAATCTGCTTACCCGAAAAAGTAACGGCCGAAGAAATGCACGTTGATGCCTACGACTTACTGACTAACATTGCTTCGTCCGTTCCCGCTGGTTCAGACGGCTTAATCTTCCTGCCATTCCTAGGGGGAGAACGAGCTCCTATCTGGGATGCCGATGCCCGGGGAACCTTCTTCGGATTAACCCGGCAACACACGAGGGCGAACATGATTCGGGCTGCTCTGGAAGGAATCGTTTACAACCTGTACACCGTAATGCTGGCCCTTTCCGAAGTGGTGGGTGAACCAACTAAGATTCAGGCCACCGGTGGTTTCGCCCGTTCCGAACTTTGGCGCCAAATGTTAGCTGATGTCTTTGAACAAGACGTTAACATCCCCGAAAGTGTAGAAGGAACGGCCTTGGGTGCCGCTGTATTAGGAATGTACAGCTTCAAGATGATTGATAGCTTGTACGACGTGGAGAAGTTTGTCGGGGTTACCAACACGCACAAACCGAACCCCGAAAACTACAAGGCTTACCGGGAATTAATTCCAATTTACATTCGCTTAAGTCGGGCCCTGAAACCCGAATACAAGAACATTGCTACGTTCCAACGGCAAAGTGAAAACGAACAAGACGATGAGCAAAAATAA
- a CDS encoding Gfo/Idh/MocA family protein, translating into MIKLGTIGTNWITERMIEAAHATGDYLLTAVYSRHEASGEKIANGHGDVTIYTDLDRFLSADDVDVIYIASPNVLHHSQIIQAIQHDKNVIVEKPAVLTQYQFQNILDELALHPQAHFFEAARNVHMPAFQVVADYLNDVDGIDGADFTFSQYSSRYDKVLNGETPNVFNPQFGGGALADLGVYPVYDAVGLFGVPERLAYYPTMISTGVDGKGTAVLNYGDFDVTLNFSKISASTHNSEIYHGREIITFDSAGEVTEASIIRENQRQILSPLYGKNPMIPEMSDFARVLNDPDNEQNQADYHRWLEQMQNVNLVLSRLANFAGIEYPTKLEED; encoded by the coding sequence ATGATTAAACTAGGAACGATTGGAACCAACTGGATTACGGAACGTATGATTGAAGCGGCCCATGCCACCGGTGACTACCTGTTAACGGCCGTTTACTCCCGCCACGAAGCTAGTGGTGAAAAGATTGCCAACGGGCATGGGGATGTAACGATTTATACTGACCTAGACCGATTCTTGTCAGCAGATGATGTGGACGTGATTTACATTGCTTCGCCAAACGTCTTGCACCATTCTCAAATTATCCAAGCAATTCAACACGATAAGAATGTGATTGTGGAAAAGCCAGCGGTTTTAACCCAATACCAGTTCCAAAACATTTTGGATGAGTTAGCATTGCATCCACAAGCTCACTTTTTTGAAGCCGCTCGTAACGTTCACATGCCGGCCTTTCAGGTGGTGGCTGACTATCTCAACGATGTTGATGGAATTGACGGGGCTGACTTTACCTTTAGCCAGTACTCATCTCGTTACGACAAGGTCTTAAATGGAGAAACGCCCAACGTCTTTAATCCGCAATTCGGGGGTGGCGCGTTAGCGGACCTCGGAGTGTACCCAGTTTATGATGCCGTTGGTTTGTTTGGGGTACCCGAACGGCTGGCTTACTACCCAACCATGATTTCTACCGGTGTGGATGGGAAAGGAACCGCAGTCTTAAACTACGGGGATTTCGATGTCACGTTGAACTTCAGTAAAATCTCGGCCTCGACCCATAATTCTGAAATTTATCACGGCCGCGAAATCATCACGTTTGATAGCGCAGGGGAAGTAACGGAAGCCTCCATCATTCGCGAAAACCAACGCCAGATTCTGAGTCCCTTGTACGGTAAAAACCCAATGATTCCGGAAATGAGTGACTTTGCCCGGGTCTTGAATGATCCTGACAATGAACAGAACCAAGCGGACTACCACCGCTGGTTAGAACAAATGCAAAATGTGAACCTGGTATTGAGCCGCCTGGCCAACTTTGCTGGAATCGAATACCCCACTAAACTGGAGGAAGATTAA